The Phoenix dactylifera cultivar Barhee BC4 unplaced genomic scaffold, palm_55x_up_171113_PBpolish2nd_filt_p 001227F, whole genome shotgun sequence genome includes a window with the following:
- the LOC103698141 gene encoding LOW QUALITY PROTEIN: vacuolar protein 8 (The sequence of the model RefSeq protein was modified relative to this genomic sequence to represent the inferred CDS: inserted 2 bases in 2 codons) — MTLAAQAIGLLGVARRVRHMLVDLGAIPALIQLLRDXIIAGNVLGIISSHFDYLRPVVQAGAIPMYVELPREPEPLGKEIAVDVFCVLAVAEENAVLIVEELVRILQGNEEAAKSAAVDVLWDLSGYKHSISIVRESGAIPLLTELLRNGNGDLREKAAGTIAQLSNEGVNREAMVEAGAIPVLIDLLRGDSEEELREYARQVLIXFAEDLLYHERVSEAFDTPSFLAVQERLSRIRASDEHMVRSMRLISAEQCTSDPELM; from the exons ATGACTCTAGCTGCTCAAGCCATTGGGTTGCTTGGGGTTGCTAGAAGAGTTCGGCATATGCTTGTAGACTTGGGGGCTATTCCGGCACTCATTCAATTACTACGTG GCATCATTGCTGGTAATGTTCTTGGTATTATCTCATCTCACTTTGACTATCTTAGGCCAGTAGTTCAAGCTGGTGCAATACCTATGTATGTGGAGCTGCCTAGAGAACCTGAACCCCTTGGGAAAGAAATTGCAGTGGATGTCTTTTGTGTACTGGCCGTGGCAGAGGAGAACGCTGTGTTGATTGTGGAAGAGCTGGTGAGGATTCTCCAGGGCAATGAAGAAGCAGCAAAATCTGCAGCTGTAGATGTCTTGTGGGATCTTTCAGGGTACAAACATTCCATTTCAATTGTGCGAGAATCGGGTGCTATTCCACTTCTAACTGAGCTTTTGCGAAATGGGAATGGTGACCTTAGGGAGAAAGCTGCAGGAACCATTGCACAATTAAGTAATGAAGGAGTGAACAGGGAAGCTATGGTGGAAGCTGGTGCTATACCAGTCCTGATTGATCTGTTGAGAGGTGATTCAGAAGAGGAACTGAGGGAATATGCTAGGCAAGTTCTGA AATTTGCAGAAGACCTGCTTTACCATGAGAGAGTTTCTGAAGCTTTTGATACCCCTTCATTCCTGGCCGTACAAGAGAGGTTAAGCAGAATCCGGGCTTCTGATGAGCACATGGTCAGGTCTATGAGACTGATAAGTGCTGAACAATGCACATCGGACCCAGAACTAATGTGA